The following are encoded together in the Plectropomus leopardus isolate mb unplaced genomic scaffold, YSFRI_Pleo_2.0 unplaced_scaffold12254, whole genome shotgun sequence genome:
- the LOC121963723 gene encoding transcriptional activator protein Pur-beta-like, with amino-acid sequence MVELKMADGDSGSERGGSSGGGGGGGGFQHFQRDQETQELASKRLDIQNKRFYLDVKQNSKGRFIKIAEVGAGGSKSRLTLSLSVAAEFRDYLGDFIEHYAQLGPSSPEQIAQATVGEDGGPRRALKSEFLVRENRKYYLDLKENQRGRFLRIRQTVNRGPGFGVGGPAGGMLSGQTIALPAQGLIEFRDALAKLIDDYGGDDEELVGGSAAGGYSELPEGTSIMVDSKRFFFDVGSNKYGVFLRVSEVKPSYRNSITIPFKAWSKFGGAFSRYAEEMKEIQERQRDKMYERRDESEGDDVDDD; translated from the coding sequence ATGGTGGAGCTGAAGATGGCGGATGGCGACAGCGGGAGTGAGCGCGGCGGCAGCAGCgggggaggaggcggaggaggcggCTTCCAGCACTTCCAGCGGGACCAGGAGACCCAGGAGCTGGCGTCTAAGCGCCTCGACATCCAGAACAAGCGCTTCTACCTGGACGTCAAGCAGAACAGCAAGGGCCGGTTCATCAAGATCGCCGAGGTAGGGGCCGGGGGCTCCAAAAGTCGCCTGACCCTCTCGCTGTCGGTGGCGGCGGAGTTCCGCGACTACCTCGGGGATTTCATCGAGCACTACGCCCAGCTGGGGCCTAGCAGTCCGGAGCAGATCGCCCAGGCCACCGTGGGGGAGGACGGCGGGCCTCGGCGAGCTCTGAAGAGCGAGTTTCTCGTCCGGGAGAACCGTAAATACTACCTGGACTTGAAGGAGAACCAGCGGGGGAGGTTTCTGCGGATCCGGCAGACCGTTAACCGGGGTCCGGGCTTCGGAGTCGGGGGCCCAGCGGGCGGCATGCTCTCCGGCCAGACCATAGCCCTCCCGGCCCAGGGGCTAATAGAGTTTAGAGACGCCCTTGCTAAGCTCATAGACGACTACGGGGGAGACGACGAGGAGCTGGTCGGGGGCTCGGCCGCCGGAGGCTACAGCGAGCTCCCCGAGGGCACCTCCATCATGGTGGACTCCAAACGGTTCTTTTTCGACGTCGGGTCCAACAAATACGGAGTGTTCCTGCGGGTGAGCGAGGTGAAGCCCAGCTACAGGAACTCTATCACCATCCCGTTCAAAGCCTGGAGCAAATTCGGGGGAGCTTTCAGCAGATACGCCGAGGAGATGAAGGAGATCcaggagaggcagagggatAAAATGTACGAGAGGAGAGACGAGTCCGAGGGGGACGACGTGGACGACGACTga